One window of Mus caroli chromosome 11, CAROLI_EIJ_v1.1, whole genome shotgun sequence genomic DNA carries:
- the Lypd8 gene encoding ly6/PLAUR domain-containing protein 8 → MRGVFIAGVIAAFAITVVDSLNCTQCHTYNSTCDAQATECSTQSFSCVESSVNSTLGGFLHVYQNKFCSASNCTKNSTEVAFTVHLFDDQRYHFASQCCQGASCNATHSESGTQNVTDMQCMSCYGHNKTLCEEKPQKCYEGEQCVYIIAEMVNGSGRVELKGCSDISKSTCQFLSTGNTTVGEFVFKSVECTQPTESNLTTTIPPITNTSLASDTPPSINITQPGIKTPPAPVTSQASMGIKASFTFSIFGSLLLLKLLF, encoded by the exons ATGAGAGGCGTCTTCATCGCTGGTGTCATTGCGGCATTTGCCATCACAGTTGTAG ACTCCCTGAATTGTACACAGTGTCATACGTACAATAGCACCTGTGATGCCCAGGCCACTGAATGCAGTACGCAGTCCTTCAGTTGTGTGGAGTCCTCTGTCAACTCCACTCTAG GAGGGTTCCTGCATGTGTACCAGAACAAGTTCTGCTCCGCATCGAATTGCACCAAGAACAGCACGGAGGTGGCCTTCACTGTCCATCTATTTGATGACCAAAGATACCATTTTGCAAGCCAGTGCTGCCAAGGAGCATCCTGCAATGCCACCCACTCTG AATCCGGAACACAGAACGTAACTGACATGCAGTGCATGTCTTGCTATGGTCACAACAAAACACTCTGCGAGGAGAAACCCCAAAAGTGTTACGAAGGAGAACAATGTGTCTACATCATTGCAGAGATGGTAAATG GGTCTGGCAGAGTGGAGCTGAAGGGCTGTTCCGATATCAGCAAGTCTACTTGTCAATTCCTGTCCACTGGGAACACGACAGTTGGAGAGTTTGTTTTCAAGTCGGTTGAATGTACGCAGCCCACTGAGTCCAACTTGACCACCACTATCCCACCAATCACCAACACTTCCCTCGCCTCTGATACCCCACCAAGTATCAACATTACCCAACCAGGCATCAAAACTCCCCCCGCGCCTGTTACTTCACAGGCTAGCATGGGCATCAAAGCTTCCTTCACCTTCTCTATCTTCGGCAGCCTCCTCCTTCTGAAGCTGCTGTTCTGA